AACATGCATGTATTGACCTCACAATTCCTCTGTCCATATAACCCACATCACTTTGTATCAATAGTCATTCTTCCCCATGGCATTAATACAAATGAAGATGaatcaaattattatataaaaataaattttattgtaattataaattaataataataatttaaaaactattACATCTGGTTCTATCTTacgtataaaatattaatttaattattttttgcaaCGGATaaaatatacaattaaaattataattttattatataatataaattctatttataaCAGTTTTAAACTATTGATAAATTATTGTTCTAACCGTATTAAGTTAATAATTTCATAATGGGTGCaaaatgtaaatatattattGTCTAAATCCTATCATGTAGTAATGAATTAAGTTAAATTTGAAGAGCTtatgattatttaattatttaaaattttttaaaatttaaattaaatgacttTTTTAAGTTCGAATTGAATGTAAATAGATTTAGATTGAGTCAtttacaaattaataaattaaatgaaattatattttattaaattaaatatcaaatacatcatgaataaatttatttattaataattttagttaattttaaatttaagataataaatttaatagtaaacaattttaaataaataagtattttTATGAGACAATTCATTAACTTGTAAAAAAAAAACGTTCAAGAGCCTTAATCAATAAACTTGattttagtttatattttttgaattttgaataaaataaaatgaatttcaaattattttgaatcatacgagtatttataaatatgatattataatttatcctcCCATGTGttcatatttaaatttcatttgtttcatttttcaaaatatgtcgatatatatattctttcaaaattatgtttaaataataacataTATTGGAAACTCCAATTCCCCTTTGATTATATTCCCCTTGGAAAACCAAACATGAATAAGatagttattttaataattaataattatcttatatttcttataatgattaattaaatattataaacaaatattttttcataattttgcttatttaatttttaaatactaatattttaattgaataaatacCAAAAACTTTATTGACGAATAAAACTCAAGCATTTACCCTTATGAACTTAATTATTTCTTGCGAAGAAAATTAAGATACACTTGTAAGAGATGTATAATATTAAGTAGTTTATTGTACAAATTGTTGATGACCGCCGGATTATTGGCACTCGGCCATAGTTGAGTTTTTTAATAAGAGTCAGATTCAAAACCCATTAGACTCGTTACACAAACTGACCTATTAGTGTGCAACCCGATTCACAATCGAACAGGCCGAGTTGATCGGAGCTCGAAATCATAGGGACTCAGTGATGGGAGTAAGAGAGCAAATTCAATTATGCCACGACCCTACCAGTACAAGcgccaaaaaaaaaattaaatgagcgacagataatattataataaaattacagtTATGCGTTATTAGAGAACAAAGaggaataaaagagaaatacctaAACTATTTAGGCTAAATTTACTCACTCATTCTATGGATCTCAGatcaattatcaaaattatattatatcttAATAATTAAGAATACTTGTAATAAGAAACTTTGCATCCTCATAAGAATATCATCATTGCCATTTTACAAGTACAACCCAAGCTTAGCTGCCATGGAAATACCTTCTGGCAAGAAGAGTCACCTCCGCCTCCACATGAAAATTTGTACTAAAACAAGAGTCCTTTATAGCAGTTTTATAATGAGAAAAGAATCTAAATTGGCAGAAAAAATGAAGTTAGCTAGCTAGCTAGCTAGGTCTTAATTAATTTGGACTCATCCTCACATGACCCATGATTTTATAtttagagagagagatggaAAATCATGGCCATATGATAAGTTTCTAGAGAAGGTGTAGGGTATTATTAAAAATGAGTTTCTAGAGAGGAGAGTTTGAAAGAGTTGTAAAACCCTAAGTAGTACTAATTAAATTTTGGTTACATGCATTTAATGATGCTCACATGATTCCAAGCTTCTTTTCTTGTCTTCCAAAATAAAACAGCTCTGCTTTCGTTGTATGTTGGTCTCTCTTAATTATACTAAATGATTTACAAAAcccattttaattatttaattaattcttcAAGATATTGACCATTGAATTTGTTCTTTATAGGATGATTCATGATTCCTTTGGCCACCTCCTACTTCTGTCTATGACATGGAATTCCCATCCCAAATTGCAATGCCAAGTTCCCCAGAAGATTAGAcgtataattaattaagaaatatatggatttcaaaaccctaagcTCTAGGGAGATGAGATGGAGTTGGACCAAAGGTACTGAGAGAGAAAGAAGGTTGTTTCGATTGTGGgaatttttaaaagtttgagaccaaaataaattaaaaggaaaaaacagACATCTTCAGTTCACCACCTTAATCtaagataaaaatatatatgagcTATCTCTCCCATGCATTTTGCATTAAATGAGCTTCGTGCATGGTAATCAAAGTTCCATTTTCGATATGCATGGTTTTCTTTTCTATCATCTTCATATTGTCCTTAAAAGAAAATTCaggcattttatttatttttttaattaaaatgttgaTAATCTCAATGTTATGATTCATATTTTACGTTATAAAATACTTCTAATGTCACCATCACATTTGATTATttgatcgaatcaaattaaaattttaactaatggCATTATGAAAGTTGAAAAGTTTGAAATTCTTTTTAAAAACTTTTCACCATATATCAAAAGATGTATCCCATCCCACCATTGAAAATTTCTATACAAAAGGTCTTTTTAATGATTTGAGAATCGAGAGGCAAAAAGAAATGGCTAGGTTTAGGTCCAAAGGCCCAACCAGCTTAAGAGTTTAAGAACCTTGAGCTTGCTTATTGTTTCAAGAAGTGCAAAAGGCCCTTTTCCTTTGGGTGGATGTCCGTTAGAAAGGCAATCTTATGATGGAGGGActttagttaatttatattttagaaaGGCATATATTTATACAAATAAATGACTTAttcatttgttaaaaaaattaatcaatttattaattttgtaattctATTCCTgttttgaaaaaacatatttataaaatcatgatgtgtatttttttttatcaaaaactaaatttaatttctgaaaaaataagaaattttttaatcCTAATTAGTAATTTTCAGCATAATGATTGAAtttgttttattatattaaattgtcTTCTTGCATAgagatttaatttgaattattacatgttggttttattttttgggataattttgtaaaatttttttaatagctACAATAAGTATTTTCACTAATaacaatcttttttttttagcttttttaatttttaggtttttattttctaataattcttatatttataattaggaatatctcttaaaaaatatcattataaaatttcactaatctcttatttaaaatcaaaatttttataaaaatttaattttatttaattattttttattaaatctattatgtagaatgaaagaatttattttttaaaatttataaattttttattttttgaaaaaataaaagcatataaatttttaaaaaaatcatttaaattttgaatcttcttctcttctgataACGACGTTTCGATTTCCCTCCGACTCTtcgaaaaattatatatatatataaaataaatttcatactGATAAACCTTCATTAAATATGCACTCCGAGATTTAGTTTGGTCCTTGTGAGGttaaaggttcgactccccactccctattttaaaaaaaaaaaaataaaaataaaaaccttCATTAAATATCTTGTCTACCCCATTAATTTTTTCAACTAATCATCCCGTGAATAAGGCCCCATGTAACAAAATTTAGCATATATAATTAAGTTTATTGACTTTTTCTTCAGAATTTTAAAAGGGAAAATGAATGATTGATTTTCCTTTcctctttatttaattttgattgagactttattttttaaaacttcagaatttaaaagtaattctcatactattaaatttaaattattttaaaataaatataaaatcacaactttatcatttaaatttcttaaagtgaaaaatataattaatacatACTTTTAAAAATACCCCTTCCCTTCCATTTAGAAAAAATGAAAGTGaaaacttattattattttcttttaaataaaataacaaaaataaaattatatttgccTCTTGGCTCCAAGTGGTCCACTCCCCATAATTCTCTCCACACAAGCCACGAGCAAGCCACGCGCTCCACCTCCATCTCTCAATCTTCACCCTCCACGTGTCTAACCAATCTATCGACCAACATTTCTCTTCCATCCCTTCTATTTCTTCCACACACATTCTCACACTCACACAGGAGAAGAGCACACTTCATGCCCATTTCTTCCATTTCCATTTTCAAATCCTCTCGTCGTCttcaaaatcaaaaaaattctcaaaaccCTTTTTTTTCCATCTAGAATTCGATAGGAATATGTTGCTCAAGGCTTCTCCTGCTTTCGCTTTGTTGAGCGCCCATGGCGACAATCTGGGTCCTCTGTTTTCCTCTGTTTCTTCGTCGCCTAATACCCTTTCTCTTTCGATTCTTCGTGGAAAAGTTTCCACTGGGTTTGTTGTCTGTGCGTCAAAGGGTGCAACTGATAAGCCGTTAACTGGTGTTGTTTTTGAGCCCTTTGAAGAAGTTAAGAAAGAGCTCAATCTAGTCCCCACTGCCCCTCAAGTTTCTCTTGCTAGACAGAAGTATTCTGATGAGTGCGAAATCGCGCTTAATGAACAGATCAAGTGAGCGTTCGAATTTTGGGTCTCCTCGATCCTGTTTGTTTTGTgtttgtcaaaaaaaaaaaatgatgggtTTATTACGGGGATGAAAATCGAGTATTCGTTTCTCGTTTTGCTTGTATTGTGTGTTTTTCATCTGCTTCTGAGTTTGAACTGATGTTTTCGTGTAGATTTTGTATCTCATACGTCTTTCGTTTGTGATTTTCTGTTGTTATTTCGAATACAATTTGTTTATAGCTGCTTATACTTCTTTCTAAtgaatttcttcttcttcttttttctggtAATGGCAGCGTGGAGTATAATGTCTCCTACGTGTATCATGCCATGTTTGCTTACTTTGACAGGGACAATGTTGCGCTAAAGGGCCTCGCCAAGTAAATTTCTCTCCAAATTTTCTTTGTTGTTCTTGTTTTTGGGTTTAAAAACTTACTTGTGGGCTTTATGCAATAGGTTTTTCAAGGAGTCGAGTCTTGAAGAAAGAGAGCATGCTGAGAAATTGATGGAATACCAGGTCTTTTTAACCTTTGATATTTCTAGTTTTTATACAACgtttgctttctttttctctttaggCACTTGAAATTACAACATTTTCGTAATAGAAATGAATCATTAATCGTCTTTTAATCTTTCAGAACAAAAGGGGTGGGAAAGTTAAGCTGCAGTCTATAGTGATGCCCCTTTCCGAGTTTGATCATGTGGAGAAGGGAGATGCATTGTATGGTGAGtttggatttttatttttttttctctaagcTTAATGAAGCAAAGCTACACCAGGACGATTGAATTTTTATTCATAGGGCCTTATGTTTTCTTTGTAGACGTGTTCTGCAATCAATGGCTTTTGTTGGTTTTGCTACTTAGTACTTGGACCATGGTGTGATTTTGTGAATTTCAGGTGGAATGATTTTCTGTGATTTTTCCTTGGTTGTGGATggagggatttgaatttgattttgtACGGCTTTTCTCTAATTCATTAGGGTCATGAGATTTAACTCGGGTTAATAAATGCCGGAAAAACTTTATTGAGTATGGATTCGAAATTTGAAATGTCTAGACAAAAATTTGTTATCACTTCAAATCCACTGCATATGCATTTAGACATTATTTATGACTCTCCAAGCTTATGATTTGTTGtgatttgttttgtttttgatGCAAATATTTTGAACCAGTACATTACTTTACAGTTTTGCTTTGTTATCTCGTTAAGTGCTGTATATCTATTCAATTTGCACTAACTTGTTAATTTTCTTGGTTCAGCAATGGAGCTTGCTTTGTCTCTGGAAAAATTAACAAATGAGAAGCTTCTAAAGTTACACAGTGTAAGACATTTCTACTACTTGATGTTGTTGCTCAATTTTGAAGTAGATGCATTTTTcaattcataataaattttagttaaagcAACACAGTGACCTATGAAATGGGATCATCCCTCAAGCTTCCTTGGTATTTAGAAATGTTTTGAATTTGTTGGATAGATTTCGTAGCCATGGTATCACAGTGATCCTAACTTTGACCAACAGGTTGCTGAGCAGAACCACGATGTGCAGTTGACAGATTTCATTGAAAGCGAATTTTTAGCAGAGCAGGTATATCTTTTAGATTTACCTACACTGGTATATTGTTGACATTCAAACTTAGCATTTTGATCATTTCCTTTGCAGGTGGAAGCCATCAAAAAGATTTCTGAATATGTTGCTCAGCTGAGAAGAGTGGGCAAAGGACATGGTATGAGTCCAAACTCTTGCTTCATAGCTACTTCTTTCATTGCTATTTTTCTCTAACAAAGTTCTCTCATCATCAATCATTCATCCTTGGACAAATTCTCATCCTTTGTATATATGAGCTTTTCTTGTGTCTTTCTGTTTCTAAATTTGCTTTGGTGGACCACCAGGAGTATGGCACTTCAACCAGATGCTTCTTCATGAGGAAGAGACTGTTGTTGCATAGTGATGGAGAAATCATATTTGCTGCTTAGTTACCATTTTGAAGGTTATTCCATGCTATCTTTTTGCGTTAGTAGTTCTTTGTCGAGAGATTTTTTATGGTTTAGCTCAGAATATTAGATGATGTTGATAGATGACAGACAATTAAAAATACATTAGTCCTCTTTCTTGATAATGGTGATCCTGTTTAAAAATAGTTGAAATATATGGATGTCGTTTCTTTCTAATTTTCATGGTTCCTTTTTTGCAACCACAAAATCATTGACAATGGCATATTGCTACTTGATTCATTGTATGATTATGCAGAATTATTAGCTATTCTTCAGTGGACTAACGAGTCGATCTCACTGGTGGGCTCGTGGTTCCTATCCCTGGACCATGGCATGGTATCTAATCATCAGATATAGCTAGAGTCCAAACAATTCTTATTTCCAGTTCGTGTCCTTTCTATTGAGCACTTCAAGGGATACAGTAGCGTTCTCCTGTTTGGTCCACTATATTCTTCCTAGGTGATGCTCTTCATGTTTGTTGCAAAGAGAAAATTTGTAGTATTCTTTGTGCTTAAATAGATACCAAGTAGAGTATCCTTGGTCAATCCGTAGGTGTATTTATATGATCTTTCTTTAGTGATGCACAGTTATTCTTTCTAGCAAAAGATGTCTGCTACTGGCTGCAATGTGCAGATCAGCTTGCTTCTAACTTAGCTCCTATGTGTATGCTTAGTTTTGAATTCCAATCTAAACCCTCCACCGAAAATGAGTAGATCTATGACATGGCTGGCTTGCCTTGCCCCCAAAAAATCTGCTTTCTAGTTTTGCTTCTCTTTCAAGTGAATTGGCTGATTTAGCTTTATCCTCTTCTGGGGTTTGAAGCATGCCTCAAGAATTTATCAAAGTTGTTCTAGCAAGATGTGTATGTTCTTCGATATTCAAATGCATCAAATGCTAAACAAGATCCTTACATTTAATTGCAAGTGTGTTGGACCCCATGGGAGACAGAAGTTGATTTCTGGTCCTTCTGTTGAGGAGAAAACTTGAACCAGAAGCTTGGGCTGCCCCACTGGAAATGTGGGAGGTGGGCTATTGGCTGGATTTCTCTTTCAGGCTACAAGAAAAGACATGGTTTATTACTTTATTTAGACATTTAAATACTTCAAGGCCACAACAATATTACAATTCAAAGGACATGTCAATTTGGATATTAATTGTGCTAACTGACCTTTCATTGGCTCTTCCCACAAGTTTTGAATGCAAAACATCAACATTCCTGTGATTGCTTTATGTCAATTCCCATAACAGCAAAATGGCCACCACGAAAGGTAAGAGCATGCAAAATTTAGTTcaaaatgggagaaaaaaattttattacttaattcAGAAATTTGGTTTACTTTTTAGtatattgattttaatttctGATTGTATGAATTCagtctttaatttatttttgaggGAAATAAGTATATTGACAATTCTTTAACgttaaaattagtttaaattataCGAAAATGCCTGactcaatatcattatttatttatttataaaaaaaagcaatatatttttttaaaatttttcataaaaagcacttatttatttatgtagTTTTCATATTGTAAATAGTTTAATCCATATGCTTTTAAGTgagttcaattttaaaataagttcaTCTCTATGAAATAGTAAAaagataaaacaaaaaaaaaaaaaaaaggttttgtGCCGGTTTCATATACAAAATTAGGaataatcaattttaaattaaaaaaataaattaaaattttatataattatatataatttgtattttttaaatgaaatttttaaaaatacaaaaattcttttatttaaattacctttttaaagggaaaatatgtttttatcattttatctctaaataactaaattttatttacttgtaaatattttaataaataataattatttaatttttaaataatattaaataaaaataataaattttctcatatataaatttagagGTGAATTGAATttcataatgataataaaaatatgtttaatttaattaattaaaaatgagtACTATCGTTTCTTATTAGATTTCTGTGGCATCGTACGCTCTCGAATATCTAAAGAGTGAAAAATTCTTTCATCCACTCGGTTTtcctttaatattattttgactACTATTATTCAatgcaaattaaaaaattgatcgaagaattaatttaaaattttaatttaattttttagtttaatatttattttaaaaaattaattattttgaatagttttattttaattaaaaaagttaataaaattaaattaatggtaatattatattattttttaataatataaaaaaattatactataataaaaattaaaatattttaattaaattttaaaatattaaaaataaaatataaaaaataaaaattttaatcaattaaattaattcaagtagaattaaattaatttaatttaaatcaattttcatttaaaatttattgaaattactttttattacttttaaaattttaattttcaatttattcgatttaattcaattttaaattgaatttacaaATATTGACtcctataaataatttataataaaaaaatttataatttaaaataaaaaaattcatataataatatgaaattctaatttttttattgattaggtattttatttatatttttctttaattttaactaaaattaacttAGTAAAAAAtcttaacaataaatttaaaaaaaaacatattggcgatatcaaatattatttaagattaatatgttaaatacttaaaatataataacaatcTAAAAAATACTTTGGGTAATTAGCAATAAGCAGCAAGTATATGGAAGGTTTGCtaaaaatattgatatttagaaattaaaaaagtaaataatttttttaactaatataaaaataattacggACTAACCACTGTTAAATTAAATGTGACCATTATTAtcgattaaaataatttaattaaattgatttaaataatttttaaatttattttatatttaatttaaattatttaataattttatattaattattatatataattttaattttttataatcttaTCGATGTGAAAAGGAAGCCGCAGCAGAATCACCTTCACACCGTAGAAATCACAAAGTGCCATCAATGATTTTGACAAATGGACATATCATTCATTGCATGTGTATTTCAATTTatccaatttttaaaatttatatctaacaattataaatttttataagtataaaaatataaatatggaaTGGAATTAAACTTTTATCAACGTAATATTAAAGTTGCCAAATTTGGTATACTTCAATAATTAAGATATCAAGAAACATGTTGGGTTCCATTCTCGTGTTtcccataaaaaatttaataaaattaataactttatttctttaatttaataaaaaatactttaatttttaatattaaattataataatttaatattttataatttattttttataaaatttaattcctttaattttaataatttataacaatttaatctttatatttttaatatttataataatttaatttttttaatttaaattgattttcttAATTTACCCCCGActaattgtaattttaataaaataaaaaaattagagactaaattatttattttcaaaaaatatacactataaattattaattttattaaattctaaGAACTATACAAGAAACTATCCACatacatttttttatttcaattttaattttaaaatagagtcCACCagtatatatgaaaaaattactatttaattaatttattttaaaaaatattttaaaatattcaaacattttaaaaaatttattaattaaattttttattaattttatttattaaatattataaaaaaaatttaaaatatttttaatacaaataaattaattaatatattttttaaaaatataaaaaattaattaataattttttaaaattataaaaattaaataataaaatatttaataattaaaattaatgagtaaattttttaaaatataatatatttttcaaatttgggACCAATTAATAGATTTCTTCGTACTAATTTTTCCTATATTTAAGATCACAACACAAAACGGCAGCGTTATAGCCACCGTAACTGGACTTGAATCTTCTTCTTGAAGGGCGTGGAGGTTGCAGGTTGCAGTGATCCTATGAGAGCACATGGAGAAAAGCGAATGAGCGAATACCTCTTTTGCTAGAGATAGAAAATGAAGACGTCCATGGCTGTCCTTTCTTTGGTCCTTTTCTGGTTTTCAATACTCAGTCATTCTATAGCCGATCAAGCCTTTGATGTCCGTCAACACCTCTCCACTGTAACCAGGTCTCTCTCACTCTCTCTAATTCGGCTCTAAGATTTGCGTTTTATTGTTACGTCTCGATTTCCCTGATTCTAAATCGATTGATGCTCATCTGAatttgcttttttattttttattttttggaacTCGAAGTAGATTCGTTATATAGAAGGGAAAGAAAAGAAGCTGAAACTATTGTTTTGGAATTTTCTGCTTATTTTGATCCCTTATATTGAATTGTTTAGCTTCAGAActctattttgttttttttttttaatgttagcTTGAAGATGGAGGATTGTCGGTGTTAACTTTGAAGGATAAACAGTGTGTTATTGTTTAATTAAAGCTGATATTTTTTCATGGGTGCAGATATGGTGCTGCGAAAGATGTGGGTTATGGTTCCTTTGAACAGTCTAGTATTTATGAAGGGTGCACTCCTATCCACTTAAACTTAGTGGTAATTGTTTCTTTTTTGTGATGTTTGGATTGTTTACACCattattttcttcatttaaagCTATTAATCCTACAGTGTCTAAGTTGTCATTGTTGGGGAAAAGCAGAACTGTTTGCTTGATGTAGCTTTACTGATTAGCATTTTCATTTTGATGAttggattttattattttactattattattattgttattttctttctttccatcttctttttctactactactaattattattattattattattattattatttgggaGGGGGGGAGGAGTGCATTATCTGAATTACTTTAGCTAAATTAGCTGATCCTCCCACTTTTTGTTACTGATTACTGAGAGATCATACTGTTGATCCTGATCCTGAGCTTTAGTGCGTGTACTTAAATTATTAACCTGCCGTTACGCATGAAGCAGATGGATATGAactatcaaattgattttatttactGTAGCAGC
This region of Manihot esculenta cultivar AM560-2 chromosome 10, M.esculenta_v8, whole genome shotgun sequence genomic DNA includes:
- the LOC110624811 gene encoding ferritin-3, chloroplastic, translating into MLLKASPAFALLSAHGDNLGPLFSSVSSSPNTLSLSILRGKVSTGFVVCASKGATDKPLTGVVFEPFEEVKKELNLVPTAPQVSLARQKYSDECEIALNEQINVEYNVSYVYHAMFAYFDRDNVALKGLAKFFKESSLEEREHAEKLMEYQNKRGGKVKLQSIVMPLSEFDHVEKGDALYAMELALSLEKLTNEKLLKLHSVAEQNHDVQLTDFIESEFLAEQVEAIKKISEYVAQLRRVGKGHGVWHFNQMLLHEEETVVA